One genomic window of Glycine max cultivar Williams 82 chromosome 16, Glycine_max_v4.0, whole genome shotgun sequence includes the following:
- the LOC100781814 gene encoding uncharacterized protein At4g15970: MKKNTSAMENAGGIKAWSFRRHQLLVRRVMQLTMFIAGLPVLWVFLSNSASSIEFHTFSHYFTAQSTKAGYESKLESVFRTASMKDKTVIITTLNDAWAKPGSVFDLFLESFRLGNETQWLLNHLVVITWDQKTNAYCLALHKHCYQVETKGANFTGEVLFMTPTYLHMMWRRTEFLTSVLEMGYNFVFTDTDIMWLRDPFKQFYEDADFQIACDAFNGNSSDIYNYPNGGFKYIKSNNRTIWFNKFWFNSSKEYPGLGEQAVFNKIKMHPLISHMKLKIRFLSTSYFGGFCEPSKDFNKVSTMHANCCVGIDNKVNDLKILLEDWKKYMALSEIDKKQSNLTWSVPQSCR; encoded by the exons ATGAAGAAGAACACCTCTGCGATGGAGAATGCCGGTGGCATCAAGGCATGGAGTTTCCGTCGCCACCAGCTTTTGGTTAGAAGGGTGATGCAATTAACCATGTTCATTGCTGGACTTCCTGTGTTGTGGGTGTTTCTCTCTaactctgcctcttccattgaATTCCATACCTTCTCACATTACTTCACTGCTCAATCAACAAAG GCTGGTTATGAATCAAAGCTAGAGAGTGTTTTTAGAACTGCGTCTATGAAGGATAAGACAGTGATAATCACAACTTTAAACGATGCATGGGCAAAGCCAGGTTCGGTATTTGACCTCTTTCTTGAGAGTTTTCGCCTAGGGAATGAGACACAATGGCTTTTAAATCACTTGGTGGTAATAACTTGGGACCAAAAGACAAATGCTTATTGCCTTGCTTTGCACAAACATTGTTACCAAGTTGAAACTAAAGGTGCCAATTTCACCGGTGAAGTATTATTCATGACCCCGACATACCTACACATGATGTGGAGAAGAACTGAATTCCTCACTTCTGTTCTTGAGATGGGATATAACTTTGTGTTCAcg GATACTGATATAATGTGGCTTAGAGATCCCTTCAAACAATTTTATGAAGATGCAGATTTCCAAATAGCTTGTGATGCTTTCAATGGCAACTCCTCTGACATATACAACTATCCAAATGGAGggtttaaatacataaaatcGAATAACCGAACTATTTGGTTTAACAAGTTCTGGTTCAACTCTAGCAAAGAGTACCCAGGGTTGGGTGAGCAGGCTGTGTTCAATAAGATCAAAATGCACCCCTTAATTTCCCACATGAAGCTGAAGATTAGGTTCCTTAGCACTAGCTATTTTGGAGGGTTTTGTGAGCCTAGCAAGGACTTCAACAAGGTCTCAACAATGCATGCCAATTGTTGTGTTGGCATAGACAACAAAGTCAATGATCTTAAAATTTTGCTTGAGGATTGGAAGAAGTATATGGCATTGTCTGAAATTGACAAAAAACAGTCAAATCTTACTTGGAGCGTACCACAAAGTTGCAGGTAA
- the LOC100782354 gene encoding uncharacterized protein At4g15970 isoform X1, translating to MKDTSTSVDRDKEGSSSGSGSHIWVMRRVMQVTMFLAGLAVLWMFLYNTASPFGIFPAFSHSINAQSSKQANYDPKLESVLRDASMKDKTVIITTLNDAWAEPGSMFDLFLESLQLGNGTQWLSNHLVVITWDQKTLARCLVVHKHCYQVETKGGNYTGEVFYMTPNYLHMMWRRTEFLGSILEMGYNFVFTDTDIMWLRDPFKQFYKDTDFQIACDSFNGNSSDLNNFPNGGFKYVQSNNRTIWFYKFWFDSRNFYPGLNEQDVLNNIKMHPLISKMKLKIRFLSTSYFGGFCQPAEDFNKVSTMHANCCVGIENKVNDLKILLEDWKKYMALSEIEKKESHPSWSVPQLCSITEAIEVGF from the exons ATGAAGGACACCTCCACCAGCGTTGACCGCGACAAGGAAGGGAGTTCCAGTGGCTCCGGTAGCCACATTTGGGTGATGAGAAGGGTCATGCAAGTCACCATGTTCCTTGCTGGGCTTGCTGTGTTGTGGATGTTTCTCTATAACACTGCTTCTCCCTTTGGAATATTCCCTGCCTTCTCACATAGCATCAATGCTCAGTCATCAAAG CAGGCTAATTATGATCCAAAGCTAGAGAGTGTTCTTAGAGACGCATCTATGAAGGATAAGACAGTGATAATCACAACTTTAAATGATGCATGGGCAGAGCCAGGTTCCATGTTTGACCTCTTCCTTGAGAGTTTACAACTAGGGAATGGGACACAATGGCTTTCAAATCACTTGGTGGTAATAACTTGGGACCAAAAGACACTTGCTCGTTGCCTTGTTGTGCACAAACATTGTTACCAAGTAGAAACTAAAGGTGGCAATTACACTGGTGAAGTATTTTACATGACCCCAAACTACCTACACATGATGTGGAGAAGAACTGAATTCCTTGGTTCCATCCTTGAGATGGGATACAACTTTGTGTTCACG gATACTGATATAATGTGGCTTAGAGATCCCTTCAAACAATTTTACAAAGATACAGATTTCCAAATAGCTTGTGATTCTTTCAATGGCAATTCCTCTGACTTAAACAACTTTCCAAATGGAGGATTTAAATATGTGCAATCAAATAACCGAACTATTTGGTTCTATAAGTTCTGGTTCGACTCTAGGAATTTCTACCCTGGGTTGAATGAGCAGGATGTgctcaacaatatcaaaatGCATCCATTAATTTCCAAAATGAAGCTGAAGATTAGGTTCCTTAGCACTAGTTATTTTGGAGGGTTTTGCCAGCCTGCAGAGGACTTCAACAAGGTCTCAACAATGCATGCCAATTGTTGTGTTGGTATAGAAAACAAAGTCAATGATCTTAAAATTTTGCTTGAGGATTGGAAGAAGTATATGGCATTGTctgaaattgagaaaaaagaGTCACATCCTTCATGGAGCGTACCACAACTTTGCAG CATAACTGAAGCTATAGAGGTTGGATTTTGA
- the LOC100782354 gene encoding uncharacterized protein At4g15970 isoform X2, whose translation MKDTSTSVDRDKEGSSSGSGSHIWVMRRVMQVTMFLAGLAVLWMFLYNTASPFGIFPAFSHSINAQSSKQANYDPKLESVLRDASMKDKTVIITTLNDAWAEPGSMFDLFLESLQLGNGTQWLSNHLVVITWDQKTLARCLVVHKHCYQVETKGGNYTGEVFYMTPNYLHMMWRRTEFLGSILEMGYNFVFTDTDIMWLRDPFKQFYKDTDFQIACDSFNGNSSDLNNFPNGGFKYVQSNNRTIWFYKFWFDSRNFYPGLNEQDVLNNIKMHPLISKMKLKIRFLSTSYFGGFCQPAEDFNKVSTMHANCCVGIENKVNDLKILLEDWKKYMALSEIEKKESHPSWSVPQLCR comes from the exons ATGAAGGACACCTCCACCAGCGTTGACCGCGACAAGGAAGGGAGTTCCAGTGGCTCCGGTAGCCACATTTGGGTGATGAGAAGGGTCATGCAAGTCACCATGTTCCTTGCTGGGCTTGCTGTGTTGTGGATGTTTCTCTATAACACTGCTTCTCCCTTTGGAATATTCCCTGCCTTCTCACATAGCATCAATGCTCAGTCATCAAAG CAGGCTAATTATGATCCAAAGCTAGAGAGTGTTCTTAGAGACGCATCTATGAAGGATAAGACAGTGATAATCACAACTTTAAATGATGCATGGGCAGAGCCAGGTTCCATGTTTGACCTCTTCCTTGAGAGTTTACAACTAGGGAATGGGACACAATGGCTTTCAAATCACTTGGTGGTAATAACTTGGGACCAAAAGACACTTGCTCGTTGCCTTGTTGTGCACAAACATTGTTACCAAGTAGAAACTAAAGGTGGCAATTACACTGGTGAAGTATTTTACATGACCCCAAACTACCTACACATGATGTGGAGAAGAACTGAATTCCTTGGTTCCATCCTTGAGATGGGATACAACTTTGTGTTCACG gATACTGATATAATGTGGCTTAGAGATCCCTTCAAACAATTTTACAAAGATACAGATTTCCAAATAGCTTGTGATTCTTTCAATGGCAATTCCTCTGACTTAAACAACTTTCCAAATGGAGGATTTAAATATGTGCAATCAAATAACCGAACTATTTGGTTCTATAAGTTCTGGTTCGACTCTAGGAATTTCTACCCTGGGTTGAATGAGCAGGATGTgctcaacaatatcaaaatGCATCCATTAATTTCCAAAATGAAGCTGAAGATTAGGTTCCTTAGCACTAGTTATTTTGGAGGGTTTTGCCAGCCTGCAGAGGACTTCAACAAGGTCTCAACAATGCATGCCAATTGTTGTGTTGGTATAGAAAACAAAGTCAATGATCTTAAAATTTTGCTTGAGGATTGGAAGAAGTATATGGCATTGTctgaaattgagaaaaaagaGTCACATCCTTCATGGAGCGTACCACAACTTTGCAG atga
- the LOC100782893 gene encoding uncharacterized protein At4g15970 → MKKNTSAVKNAGGIKAWSFRSHQLLVRRVMQLTMFIAGLHVCWVFLSNSASSIEFHTFSHYFIAQLTKAGYESKLESVLRSASMKDKTVIITTLNDAWAKPGSIFDLFLESFRLGNQTKKFLNHLVVITLDQKAHARCLALHKHCYQLETKGDNFTGEAFFMTADYLQMMWRRIEFLGTVLDMGYNFVFTDTDVMWLRDPFKLFYKDVDFQIACDFFNGNSHDLNNFPNGGFNYVKSNKRTILFYKFWFNSRNVFPKLHDQDVLNKIKKDSFVSNMKLKIRFLSTSYFGGFCQHAEDFNKVSTMHANCCFGLDNKVNDLKNLLDDWKKYVALPENEKNQSHPSWSVSCRASVERFKQRKQKNKGRFRRQALAVTV, encoded by the exons ATGAAGAAGAACACCTCTGCGGTGAAGAATGCCGGTGGCATCAAGGCATGGAGTTTCCGTAGCCACCAGCTTTTGGTGAGAAGGGTGATGCAATTAACCATGTTCATTGCTGGACTTCATGTGTGTTGGGTGTTTCTCTCTaactctgcctcttccattgaATTCCATACCTTCTCACATTACTTCATTGCTCAGTTAACAAAG GCTGGTTATGAATCAAAGCTAGAGAGTGTTCTTAGAAGCGCGTCTATGAAGGATAAGACAGTGATAATCACAACTCTAAATGATGCATGGGCAAAGCCAGGTTCCATATTTGACCTCTTTCTTGAGAGTTTTCGCCTAGGGAACCAGACAAAAAAGTTTTTGAATCACTTGGTGGTAATAACTTTGGACCAAAAGGCACATGCTCGTTGCCTAGCTTTGCACAAACATTGTTACCAACTTGAAACTAAAGGTGACAATTTCACCGGTGAAGCATTTTTCATGACTGCAGACTACCTACAGATGATGTGGAGAAGAATTGAATTCCTTGGTACAGTCCTTGATATGGGGTACAACTTTGTGTTCAcg GATACTGATGTAATGTGGCTTAGAGATCCCTTCAAACTATTTTACAAAGATGTAGATTTCCAAATAGCTTGTGATTTTTTCAATGGCAATTCCCATGACTTAAACAACTTTCCAAATGGAGGGTTTAATTATGTGAAATCGAATAAACGAACTATTTTGTTCTACAAGTTCTGGTTCAACTCTAGGAATGTCTTCCCCAAGTTGCATGACCAGGATGTGCTCAACAAGATAAAAAAGGACTCATTCGTTTCCAACATGAAGCTGAAGATTAGGTTCCTTAGCACTAGTTATTTTGGAGGGTTTTGTCAGCATGCAGAGGACTTCAACAAGGTCTCAACAATGCATGCCAATTGTTGTTTTGGTTTAGATAACAAAGTCAATGATCTCAAAAATTTGCTTGATGATTGGAAGAAATATGTGGCATTGcctgaaaatgagaaaaatcagTCGCATCCTTCTTGGAGCGTAAGTTGCAG GGCGTCGGTTGAACGTTTCAAACAAAGGAAGCAGAAGAATAAAGGGAGGTTTCGACGACAGGCATTGGCTGTAACGGTTTGA
- the LOC100783429 gene encoding uncharacterized protein At4g15970 produces the protein MKDTSAGDTVENAAGDGIKAWSSGSHLWVRRVMHVTMFLAGLAVLWMFLYNSASPFEFPTSSDYFSAESSKADYDPKLESVLANASMKDKTVIITILNDAWAEPGSMFDLFLESFRLGNETQWLLNHLVAITWDQKTYARCLAMHKHCYQLGTKGGNFTGEVFFMAPNYLQMMWRRTEFLGSVLEMGYNFVFTDTDIMWLRDPFKIFYKDADFQIACDVFNGNSSDLNNFPNGGFKYVRSNNRTIWFYKFWFYSRNVYPGHHEQSVLNNIKMHPLVSRMKLKMRLLSTSYFGGFCQLAEDFNRVSTMHANCCVGLESKVNDLKILLEDWKKYMAMSENEKKHSHPSWSVPQLCRTSFQRAKKKKQITKRRL, from the exons ATGAAGGATACCTCTGCCGGGGACACCGTGGAGAACGCTGCTGGCGACGGCATCAAGGCATGGAGTTCTGGTAGCCACCTTTGGGTGAGAAGGGTGATGCATGTAACCATGTTCCTTGCTGGGCTTGCTGTGTTGTGGATGTTTCTCTATAACTCAGCCTCTCCCTTTGAATTCCCTACCTCCTCAGATTACTTTAGTGCTGAGTCATCAAAG GCTGATTATGATCCAAAGCTAGAGAGTGTTCTGGCAAATGCATCTATGAAGGATAAGACAGTGATAATCACAATTTTAAATGATGCATGGGCAGAGCCAGGTTCCATGTTTGACCTCTTTCTTGAGAGCTTTCGCCTAGGGAATGAGACACAATGGCTTTTAAATCACTTGGTGGCAATAACTTGGGACCAAAAGACATATGCTCGTTGCCTTGCTATGCACAAACATTGTTACCAACTTGGAACTAAAGGTGGCAATTTCACAGGTGAAGTATTTTTCATGGCCCCAAACTACCTACAAATGATGTGGAGAAGAACTGAGTTCCTTGGTTCTGTCCTTGAGATGGGATACAACTTTGTGTTCACG GATACTGATATAATGTGGCTTAGAGATCccttcaaaatattttacaaagatGCAGATTTCCAAATAGCATGTGATGTTTTCAATGGCAATTCCTCAGACTTAAACAACTTTCCAAATGGAGGGTTTAAATATGTGAGATCAAATAACCGAACTATTTGGTTCTATAAGTTCTGGTTCTACTCTAGGAATGTCTACCCCGGGCATCATGAGCAGTCTGTgctcaacaatatcaaaatGCACCCCTTAGTTTCCAGAATGAAGCTGAAGATGAGGCTCCTTAGCACTAGTTATTTTGGAGGGTTTTGTCAGCTTGCAGAGGATTTCAACAGGGTCTCAACAATGCATGCCAATTGTTGTGTTGGTTTAGAAAGCAAAGTCAATGATCTTAAAATTTTGCTTGAGGATTGGAAGAAGTACATGGCAATGtctgaaaatgagaaaaaacacTCACATCCTTCTTGGAGCGTACCACAACTTTGCAG GACGTCCTTTCAACGTgccaaaaaaaagaagcagaTTACCAAAAGGAGGTTGTGA
- the LOC100778213 gene encoding uncharacterized protein At4g15970 isoform X1 — translation MKDTTAGAAVETAAGYGIKPSSSDGSHLLVRRAMQFTMFVVGFAVLWMFLYNTASPFGFHGFSHYFIDESAKAGYDPKLQSVLRNASMKDKTVIITTLNDAWAEPGSIFDLFLESFHLGNQTKMFLNHLVVITWDQKAHARCLALHKHCYQVETKGDNFTGEAFFMTADYLHMMWRRIEFLGTVLDMGYNFVFTDTDIMWLRDPFKLFYKDADFQIACDFFNGNTYDLNNSPNGGFNYVKSNKRTISFYKYWFNSRNAYPKLHDQDVLNKIKKNSFISNMKLKIRFLSTSYFGGFCQHAKDFNKVSTMHANCCVGLDNKVNDLKILLEDWKKYVALPENEKNQSHPSWSVSCRTSFGRAKQRKQKNKGWLRRRALAVTV, via the exons ATGAAGGACACCACGGCCGGCGCCGCCGTGGAGACCGCCGCAGGCTACGGCATCAAGCCGTCGAGCTCCGATGGCAGCCACCTTTTGGTGAGAAGGGCCATGCAATTCACCATGTTCGTTGTTGGGTTTGCTGTGTTGTGGATGTTTCTCTATAACACTGCCTCTCCCTTTGGATTCCATGGCTTCTCGCATTACTTCATTGATGAGTCAGCAAAA GCTGGATATGATCCGAAGCTACAAAGTGTTCTTAGAAACGCATCTATGAAGGATAAGACAGTGATAATCACAACTCTAAATGATGCATGGGCAGAGCCAGGTTCCATATTTGACCTCTTTCTTGAGAGTTTTCACCTAGGGAACCAgacaaaaatgtttttgaatcACTTGGTGGTAATAACTTGGGACCAAAAGGCACATGCTCGTTGCCTAGCTTTGCACAAGCATTGTTACCAAGTTGAAACTAAAGGTGACAATTTCACCGGTGAAGCTTTTTTCATGACTGCAGACTACCTACACATGATGTGGAGAAGAATTGAATTCCTTGGTACAGTCCTTGATATGGGGTACAACTTCGTGTTCACG GATACTGATATAATGTGGCTTAGAGATCCCTTCAAACTATTTTACAAAGATGCAGATTTCCAAATAGCATGTGATTTTTTCAATGGCAATACCTATGACTTAAACAACTCTCCAAATGGAGGCTTTAATTATGTGAAATCGAATAAACGAACTATTTCGTTCTACAAGTATTGGTTCAACTCTAGGAATGCCTACCCAAAGTTGCATGACCAGGATGTCCTCAacaagataaaaaagaactccTTCATTTCCAACATGAAGCTGAAGATTAGGTTCCTTAGCACTAGTTATTTTGGAGGGTTTTGTCAGCATGCAAAGGACTTCAACAAGGTCTCAACAATGCATGCCAATTGTTGTGTTGGTTTAGATAACAAAGTCAATGATCTCAAAATTTTGCTTGAGGATTGGAAGAAGTACGTGGCATTGcctgaaaatgagaaaaatcagTCGCATCCTTCTTGGAGCGTAAGTTGCAG GACGTCCTTTGGACGTGCCAAACAAAGGAAGCAGAAGAATAAAGGGTGGTTACGACGACGGGCATTGGCTGTAACTGTTTGA
- the LOC100778213 gene encoding uncharacterized protein At4g15970 isoform X3, translated as MAGYDPKLQSVLRNASMKDKTVIITTLNDAWAEPGSIFDLFLESFHLGNQTKMFLNHLVVITWDQKAHARCLALHKHCYQVETKGDNFTGEAFFMTADYLHMMWRRIEFLGTVLDMGYNFVFTDTDIMWLRDPFKLFYKDADFQIACDFFNGNTYDLNNSPNGGFNYVKSNKRTISFYKYWFNSRNAYPKLHDQDVLNKIKKNSFISNMKLKIRFLSTSYFGGFCQHAKDFNKVSTMHANCCVGLDNKVNDLKILLEDWKKYVALPENEKNQSHPSWSVSCRTSFGRAKQRKQKNKGWLRRRALAVTV; from the exons ATG GCTGGATATGATCCGAAGCTACAAAGTGTTCTTAGAAACGCATCTATGAAGGATAAGACAGTGATAATCACAACTCTAAATGATGCATGGGCAGAGCCAGGTTCCATATTTGACCTCTTTCTTGAGAGTTTTCACCTAGGGAACCAgacaaaaatgtttttgaatcACTTGGTGGTAATAACTTGGGACCAAAAGGCACATGCTCGTTGCCTAGCTTTGCACAAGCATTGTTACCAAGTTGAAACTAAAGGTGACAATTTCACCGGTGAAGCTTTTTTCATGACTGCAGACTACCTACACATGATGTGGAGAAGAATTGAATTCCTTGGTACAGTCCTTGATATGGGGTACAACTTCGTGTTCACG GATACTGATATAATGTGGCTTAGAGATCCCTTCAAACTATTTTACAAAGATGCAGATTTCCAAATAGCATGTGATTTTTTCAATGGCAATACCTATGACTTAAACAACTCTCCAAATGGAGGCTTTAATTATGTGAAATCGAATAAACGAACTATTTCGTTCTACAAGTATTGGTTCAACTCTAGGAATGCCTACCCAAAGTTGCATGACCAGGATGTCCTCAacaagataaaaaagaactccTTCATTTCCAACATGAAGCTGAAGATTAGGTTCCTTAGCACTAGTTATTTTGGAGGGTTTTGTCAGCATGCAAAGGACTTCAACAAGGTCTCAACAATGCATGCCAATTGTTGTGTTGGTTTAGATAACAAAGTCAATGATCTCAAAATTTTGCTTGAGGATTGGAAGAAGTACGTGGCATTGcctgaaaatgagaaaaatcagTCGCATCCTTCTTGGAGCGTAAGTTGCAG GACGTCCTTTGGACGTGCCAAACAAAGGAAGCAGAAGAATAAAGGGTGGTTACGACGACGGGCATTGGCTGTAACTGTTTGA
- the LOC100778213 gene encoding uncharacterized protein At4g15970 isoform X2, with protein MLMDLVEESNLCNSRSELEVKAGYDPKLQSVLRNASMKDKTVIITTLNDAWAEPGSIFDLFLESFHLGNQTKMFLNHLVVITWDQKAHARCLALHKHCYQVETKGDNFTGEAFFMTADYLHMMWRRIEFLGTVLDMGYNFVFTDTDIMWLRDPFKLFYKDADFQIACDFFNGNTYDLNNSPNGGFNYVKSNKRTISFYKYWFNSRNAYPKLHDQDVLNKIKKNSFISNMKLKIRFLSTSYFGGFCQHAKDFNKVSTMHANCCVGLDNKVNDLKILLEDWKKYVALPENEKNQSHPSWSVSCRTSFGRAKQRKQKNKGWLRRRALAVTV; from the exons ATGTTGATGGATCTTGTGGAAGAATCAAATCTCTGCAATAGTAGATCAGAACTTGAAGTCAAG GCTGGATATGATCCGAAGCTACAAAGTGTTCTTAGAAACGCATCTATGAAGGATAAGACAGTGATAATCACAACTCTAAATGATGCATGGGCAGAGCCAGGTTCCATATTTGACCTCTTTCTTGAGAGTTTTCACCTAGGGAACCAgacaaaaatgtttttgaatcACTTGGTGGTAATAACTTGGGACCAAAAGGCACATGCTCGTTGCCTAGCTTTGCACAAGCATTGTTACCAAGTTGAAACTAAAGGTGACAATTTCACCGGTGAAGCTTTTTTCATGACTGCAGACTACCTACACATGATGTGGAGAAGAATTGAATTCCTTGGTACAGTCCTTGATATGGGGTACAACTTCGTGTTCACG GATACTGATATAATGTGGCTTAGAGATCCCTTCAAACTATTTTACAAAGATGCAGATTTCCAAATAGCATGTGATTTTTTCAATGGCAATACCTATGACTTAAACAACTCTCCAAATGGAGGCTTTAATTATGTGAAATCGAATAAACGAACTATTTCGTTCTACAAGTATTGGTTCAACTCTAGGAATGCCTACCCAAAGTTGCATGACCAGGATGTCCTCAacaagataaaaaagaactccTTCATTTCCAACATGAAGCTGAAGATTAGGTTCCTTAGCACTAGTTATTTTGGAGGGTTTTGTCAGCATGCAAAGGACTTCAACAAGGTCTCAACAATGCATGCCAATTGTTGTGTTGGTTTAGATAACAAAGTCAATGATCTCAAAATTTTGCTTGAGGATTGGAAGAAGTACGTGGCATTGcctgaaaatgagaaaaatcagTCGCATCCTTCTTGGAGCGTAAGTTGCAG GACGTCCTTTGGACGTGCCAAACAAAGGAAGCAGAAGAATAAAGGGTGGTTACGACGACGGGCATTGGCTGTAACTGTTTGA